One part of the Raphanus sativus cultivar WK10039 chromosome 7, ASM80110v3, whole genome shotgun sequence genome encodes these proteins:
- the LOC108833951 gene encoding uncharacterized protein LOC108833951 has translation MHNGYGEPQVYHTMFFFNHKWPLKTSLLRSYNKFQHFQNIYDTFHGGSSGEYGNAETRYADNTRRSQNRNVEAQQHKWIRPPAGYTKCNYDGAFSNTERGAKAGWIIRDDMGIFKGAANATTRYPKTALERELQALLFAMMNCWSKGHRKILFEGDNINVLKLIKGETINIDVINWIKDIRRWATKFEDVQFCWVNRKANICADILAKQVIPSSSPFRYFSYVPMFLRDALSNDYFDY, from the exons ATGCACAACGGATATGGAGAGCCTCAGGTCTACCACACAATGTTCTTCTTCAACCACAAATGGCCTTTGAAGACAAGCTTACTGCGCTCATACAACAAGTTCCAACACTTCCAGAACATCTACGACACCTTCCATGGTGGATCCTCTGGCGAATACGGAAATGCAGAAACAAGAT ACGCTGACAATACCAGAAGGAGTCAAAACAGGAATGTGGAAGCACAGCAACACAAATGGATCCGTCCACCAGCTGGATATACAAAATGCAACTATGATGGAGCATTTAGTAATACAGAGAGAGGAGCGAAAGCAGGATGGATAATAAGAGATGACATGGGAATATTCAAAGGAGCAGCAAATGCCACAACACGTTATCCTAAAACGGCTTTGGAAAGAGAACTACAAGCTCTGTTATTTGCAATGATGAACTGCTGGAGTAAAGGACATCGCAAAATTCTTTTTGAGGGAGACAATATCAATGTGTTGAAGCTGATCAAAGGAGAAACTATAAACATTGATGTCATCAACTGGATCAAGGATATTAGAAGATGGGCTACTAAATTTGAAGACGTTCAATTCTGTTGGGTGAATCGCAAAGCAAACATATGTGCAGACATTCTTGCTAAACAAGTCATCCCTTCTTCATCACCATTTCGTTACTTTTCTTATGTCCCGATGTTTTTAAGGGATGCTTTGTCTAATGACTACTttgattattaa
- the LOC108835858 gene encoding increased DNA methylation 3 — translation MNPENHQTTTTHSKVISHVFFTGTAKQGSAGPPLGLVDIGVSDIAYIFRVSLPGMAKNQDKIKCEIQREGRVCIQGVVPEIAIPSDSGCLYRMQVQQLTPPGPFSITFNLPGQVDPRLFSPKFRPDGIFEVVVVKLGVRIPTS, via the exons ATGAACCCTGAGAATCATCAGACCACCACCACTCACTCGAAAGTCATCTCACATGTCTTTTTCACCGGTACCGCCAAGCAAGGCAGTGCTGGGCCACCCCTTGGTCTTGTCGACATTGGTGTGAGCGACATTGCTTACATCTTCAGAGTCTCTCTCCCTGGCATGGCCAAAAATCAAG ATAAGATCAAATGTGAGATTCAGAGAGAGGGAAGAGTATGCATACAAGGAGTAGTACCTGAGATTGCCATTCCAAGTGATTCAGGGTGCTTATACAGAATGCAAGTGCAGCAGCTCACCCCACCTGGTCCCTTTTCTATCACGTTTAATCTCCCAGGACAAGTGGATCCTCGCTTGTTTTCTCCAAAGTTTAGACCTGATGGGATCTTCGAAGTTGTTGTCGTCAAGCTCGGTGTACGCATCCCAACGTCATAG
- the LOC130498028 gene encoding RING-H2 finger protein ATL8-like: LLSTFKPNSLLLLVSVMARLLQEATSPSPLEVSPTLSSDLIVIIAALLCALICVLGLLAVSRCTWLWRIATSNSGQTHQPPVAAANKGLKKKVLRSLPKVTYSPDSPPAEKLAECAICLTEFAPGDEIRVLPQCGHGFHVSCIDTWLGSHSSCPSCRQILVVASARCHKCGGLPGSSSSGSEPDAGIKQLEDAPDNFLP; the protein is encoded by the coding sequence CTACTCTCAACTTTTAAACCGAACTCTCTTCTCTTGTTGGTCTCTGTAATGGCACGTCTTCTTCAAGAAGCCACCTCTCCATCTCCGCTGGAGGTTTCTCCGACATTAAGCTCCGATCTCATAGTCATCATAGCTGCTCTTCTCTGTGCACTCATTTGCGTCCTCGGCTTACTCGCCGTCTCTCGATGCACCTGGCTCTGGCGTATAGCCACCTCGAACTCGGGCCAGACTCATCAACCGCCGGTAGCTGCGGCCAATAAAGGATTGAAAAAGAAAGTCCTCCGTTCTCTGCCGAAGGTCACCTACTCGCCGGATTCTCCACCGGCGGAGAAACTCGCCGAGTGTGCTATCTGTCTGACGGAATTCGCCCCCGGCGATGAGATCAGAGTGTTGCCGCAGTGTGGTCATGGTTTCCACGTATCGTGTATTGACACGTGGCTTGGGTCCCATTCTTCGTGTCCTTCTTGCCGTCAAATCTTGGTTGTTGCTAGTGCTAGGTGTCACAAATGCGGCGGGTTGCCCGGTAGCTCAAGCTCAGGATCCGAACCCGATGCCGGTATCAAGCAACTTGAAGATGCTCCTGATAATTTCTTACCTTGA
- the LOC108815447 gene encoding probable inorganic phosphate transporter 1-9, with translation MPELRVLSALDAARVQWYHFKAIMIAGLGLFTDAYDLFCIAPVMKMISQIYYHQDSIGTAVLSISYVIALLGTALGQLIFGYLGDRVGRRKVYGLCLLIMVFSSFGCGFSVCTTRRSCVLASLAFFRFVLGLGIGGDYPLSATIMSEFANKKTRGAFIAAVFSMQGLGILMSSAVTMAVCEAFKMAGEGSLEKMEAAGVETLAPAESDIAWRLILMIGAIPAALTFYWRMLMPESARYTALVENNARQAAKDMQRVMSPTTMSQIADDTSSETLELPPSSSSSYKLFSRRFFSLHGRDLFAASANWFLVDVVFYTSNLLLSQIFSFSNKPLNSTNVYDSAFEVAKLAAIIAACSTIPGYWFTVYFIDRVGRVKIQIMGFFCMAVVYLVAGIPYSWYWSKHEKTNKGFMILYGLIFFFSNFGPNTTTFIIPAELFPTRFRSTCHGISGAAGKFGAIVGTVGFLWATKHEEKDKGEVFPEVRRVRIAFLILGAVCIAGVLVTYFFTRETMGRSLEENEEDDTDSTCASGNELFPIE, from the exons ATGCCGGAGTTAAGAGTGTTATCTGCGTTAGATGCGGCGAGGGTACAATGGTACCATTTCAAGGCGATAATGATCGCCGGATTAGGCCTCTTCACCGACGCTTACGATCTCTTCTGCATAGCTCCCGTCATGAAAATGATCAGCCAAATCTATTACCACCAAGACTCCATCGGAACCGCTGTTCTCTCCATCTCTTACGTCATCGCACTCCTCGGCACCGCCTTGGGACAGCTCATCTTCGGCTACTTAGGAGACCGTGTCGGACGCCGGAAAGTCTACGGTCTCTGTCTCTTGATCATGGTGTTCAGCTCCTTCGGCTGCGGTTTCTCCGTCTGCACCACTCGCCGCTCTTGCGTCCTGGCGAGTTTAGCATTCTTTAGGTTCGTCCTCGGGCTAGGGATCGGTGGAGATTACCCTCTCTCCGCCACGATCATGTCCGAGTTCGCTAATAAGAAAACGCGTGGGGCTTTTATCGCAGCCGTGTTCTCGATGCAGGGGTTGGGGATCTTGATGAGCTCAGCCGTAACGATGGCTGTGTGCGAGGCGTTTAAGATGGCCGGAGAGGGGAGTTTGGAGAAAATGGAAGCGGCTGGAGTGGAGACTTTGGCTCCGGCTGAGTCGGATATTGCTTGGAGGTTGATTCTGATGATCGGTGCTATTCCCGCGGCGCTAACGTTTTACTGGCGAATGCTCATGCCTGAAAGCGCCAG ATACACAGCTCTTGTTGAAAACAACGCAAGACAAGCAGCAAAAGACATGCAAAGAGTCATGTCCCCAACCACGATGTCTCAAATAGCCGACGATACATCATCGGAGACACTAGAACTaccaccatcttcttcttcctcctacAAACTCTTCTCCCGCCGTTTCTTCAGCCTTCACGGCCGTGACCTCTTCGCAGCCTCAGCCAACTGGTTCCTAGTGGACGTGGTCTTTTACACAAGCAACCTCCTCCTCTCTCAAATCTTCAGTTTCTCCAACAAACCTCTCAACTCCACAAACGTCTATGACTCTGCCTTTGAGGTGGCTAAACTCGCAGCCATCATAGCCGCTTGCTCCACCATCCCCGGCTACTGGTTTACCGTCTATTTCATCGATAGAGTCGGTCGTGTCAAGATTCAGATAATGGGTTTTTTCTGTATGGCCGTTGTTTACCTAGTCGCTGGGATACCGTACAGTTGGTATTGGTCTAAGCATGAGAAGACTAATAAAGGCTTTATGATTCTTTACGGATTGATCTTTTTCTTTAGCAACTTTGGGCCGAACACGACGACATTTATCATCCCGGCGGAGCTTTTCCCGACAAGGTTTAGGTCTACGTGTCACGGGATATCCGGAGCTGCCGGGAAGTTTGGAGCCATTGTTGGGACGGTTGGTTTCTTGTGGGCCACTAAACACGAAGAAAAGGACAAAGGAGAGGTTTTTCCAGAGGTAAGACGCGTGAGAATAGCGTTTTTAATCCTCGGTGCAGTTTGTATCGCTGGAGTTTTGGTGACGTACTTCTTCACTCGTGAAACTATGGGAAGATCGTTAGAAGAGAACGAAGAGGACGACACTGATTCCACATGTGCTTCTGGTAATGAGTTGTTCCCAATAGAATAG